One genomic window of Ruminococcus gauvreauii includes the following:
- a CDS encoding ABC transporter ATP-binding protein, which yields MESWMIETRALKKYYRLGETVVKALDGVDFAVREREFVAIIGKSGSGKSTLLHMIGGLDVPTKGEIFVDGRNITNLNKEQLAIFRRRKVGFVFQNYNLVPDLNVYENITLPVELDGKQTDRDYIMHILKLLKLLDKTEALPGTLSGGQQQRAAIARAIASKPSIILADEPTGNLDTAAGHDVMGLLKIAAKQFQQTIVLITHDHDIAQMADRIVRIEDGRIMKGSAADVSE from the coding sequence ATGGAATCATGGATGATAGAAACACGGGCATTAAAAAAATATTACAGACTGGGTGAAACTGTTGTGAAAGCGCTGGACGGTGTGGACTTCGCAGTGCGGGAGAGAGAATTTGTTGCAATTATCGGGAAGTCAGGGAGCGGAAAGAGCACCCTGCTCCACATGATCGGTGGTCTTGATGTGCCGACGAAAGGTGAGATATTTGTTGACGGCAGAAATATCACAAACCTGAATAAAGAACAACTTGCGATCTTTCGCAGGAGGAAGGTTGGGTTTGTTTTTCAGAATTATAACCTGGTTCCTGACTTAAACGTGTATGAGAATATAACGCTGCCCGTAGAACTGGACGGGAAACAGACAGACAGAGACTATATCATGCATATACTGAAGCTGCTGAAACTGCTGGATAAAACAGAAGCATTGCCGGGGACACTGTCAGGCGGACAGCAGCAGCGGGCGGCTATCGCAAGAGCAATCGCCTCCAAACCGTCCATAATACTGGCGGATGAGCCGACAGGGAATCTGGACACGGCTGCCGGCCATGATGTAATGGGGCTGCTGAAAATAGCGGCGAAACAGTTTCAGCAGACCATCGTTCTGATTACGCATGATCATGACATCGCACAGATGGCGGACCGCATTGTGCGTATTGAGGACGGCAGAATCATGAAAGGGAGTGCTGCAGATGTTAGCGAATAA
- a CDS encoding sensor histidine kinase, protein MAGLIVVIIGMCCVIILMGWKMRCLKKDIYSFENLLERHLDDMASGRELPESDVDRETLWSKVYEKLQRVQHIWKQKDREGIEEKRKIQELISDISHQTKTPIANMKMYLELFAKEGNLSEKEREFLTRITRQTEKLDFLLQSMVKMSRLETGIIKICQRKDYLFETLGGAVAAIVPKAEKKRIKIYAVCDESVQICHDRKWTEEAIFNVLDNAVKYTDTGGCIRISVDVQEVFTKISIRDSGKGIAPEHQAEIFTRFYREPEVHSEEGIGVGLYLAREILTLQKGYIEVYSEALKGSDFQLYLPND, encoded by the coding sequence ATGGCTGGGCTGATTGTTGTGATCATAGGGATGTGCTGTGTGATTATCCTGATGGGATGGAAGATGCGATGCCTGAAAAAAGACATTTATTCATTTGAAAATCTGTTGGAGCGGCACCTGGATGATATGGCATCGGGTCGGGAGCTGCCGGAATCGGATGTGGACAGGGAAACGCTGTGGAGCAAGGTATATGAAAAACTGCAGAGAGTACAGCATATCTGGAAACAGAAAGATAGAGAAGGAATTGAGGAAAAACGAAAAATTCAGGAACTGATATCTGATATTTCACATCAGACCAAAACGCCGATCGCCAATATGAAAATGTATCTGGAACTGTTTGCAAAGGAAGGAAATCTGTCAGAGAAAGAGCGGGAATTTCTTACCAGAATAACGAGGCAGACAGAGAAGCTTGATTTTTTACTGCAGAGCATGGTGAAAATGTCCCGGCTGGAGACAGGCATTATCAAGATCTGCCAGCGGAAAGATTACCTGTTTGAAACATTGGGAGGCGCTGTTGCCGCTATTGTTCCAAAGGCAGAGAAGAAACGTATCAAAATATATGCAGTGTGCGATGAAAGCGTTCAGATCTGCCATGACAGAAAATGGACGGAGGAAGCCATCTTTAATGTTCTGGACAACGCCGTTAAGTATACGGATACAGGAGGATGTATCCGTATATCTGTGGATGTTCAGGAGGTTTTTACGAAGATCAGTATCAGAGATTCCGGCAAAGGAATTGCACCGGAACATCAGGCTGAGATATTTACCAGGTTTTATCGTGAACCGGAGGTGCACAGTGAGGAAGGGATAGGCGTCGGCCTATATCTGGCAAGAGAAATACTGACGCTGCAGAAAGGATATATTGAGGTGTACTCTGAAGCTTTAAAAGGATCCGACTTCCAATTATATCTTCCAAACGACTGA